Genomic segment of Amphibacillus xylanus NBRC 15112:
GCAATCCAGCAAAAATATAAAATGCTGCATTATAGCTGCCTGTTGTATCATTAATGAATGCAACAAGTAATGGTCCAAATACTCCAGCACACGACCATGATGTTAGTAATAATCCGTGAATGGCTCCAAGTTCGACTGTACCAAACAGATCACTGATAAATGCAGGGAGTAGTGCAAAGCCACCACCATACATAGAGATAACAATGAATAATAATATTTGTAGCAACAACGCATTCGTCACATTAGGAAGTGTCAGCATTAGCACGATCTGAACACTAAAAAACATCAGGAATACGTTACTACGTCCCAGAAAATCAGAAAATGCAGACCAACCAATTCGGCCTCCACCATTAAATAACCCCATTATCCCAACCATTGTAGCTGCTGCAGTTGCAGATAAGCCAACTTTTGATTGAGCAAAAGGTGAGGCTGCGGAAATTAACATAATTCCGTTTGAAATATTAATAAACATCATTACCCATAACAACCAAAATCGACTTGTTCGGATTGCCTCACTAGCCTTAAGTTGCTGTAAGCTAGGTTGAACAAGGTCAGGCTTTTTCGTCTTTGTCACGGTTTTATTAGCTGGCATCCAATTTTCCGGTGGTCTAACAATATATAATCCACCACTAAACATTAAGGTGAAGTAAATTGCAGCCAAAATAAAAAACGTATTGGATAATCCAACCGTTTCAATTAACCCGGTTATAATAGGAGCACCAATTAAAGATCCCGCTCCAAATCCCATAACAGCCATTCCAGTAGCTAAACCACGCCTATCTGGGAACCATTTTACGAGAGTGGATACCGGAGCAATGTAGCCTAAACCTAGACCCATTCCGCCAATAACGCCGTAGCCAAGATAAAATAAAAACAATGATTCTGTTGCTAGTGAAATTCCGGTGATCAGTTGTCCAGAGCCAAATAAAATAGCCGCGATAATCGCAGACTTTTTCGGACCCCATTTTTCCACTGACTTACCAAATAGAGCAGCAGAAG
This window contains:
- a CDS encoding L-lactate MFS transporter, translated to MKKNRWLIALSAIAIHLSIGSVYSYSVLKNPILEQIGWSDKTVTVAFTIAIALLGTSAALFGKSVEKWGPKKSAIIAAILFGSGQLITGISLATESLFLFYLGYGVIGGMGLGLGYIAPVSTLVKWFPDRRGLATGMAVMGFGAGSLIGAPIITGLIETVGLSNTFFILAAIYFTLMFSGGLYIVRPPENWMPANKTVTKTKKPDLVQPSLQQLKASEAIRTSRFWLLWVMMFINISNGIMLISAASPFAQSKVGLSATAAATMVGIMGLFNGGGRIGWSAFSDFLGRSNVFLMFFSVQIVLMLTLPNVTNALLLQILLFIVISMYGGGFALLPAFISDLFGTVELGAIHGLLLTSWSCAGVFGPLLVAFINDTTGSYNAAFYIFAGLLAVAFVVSILMKRSIKSISTASHKKVS